The following DNA comes from Neovison vison isolate M4711 chromosome 13, ASM_NN_V1, whole genome shotgun sequence.
ttttttttttttttaaatatttatttaccagagagagacacagtgagagaggacacaagcaggggagtgggagaaggagaagcaggcttcccaccaagtatggagcctgatgtggggctctatcccaggaccttgggttcatgacctgagcggaaggcagaggatcaacgaatgagccgcccaggtgcccctgatatttctattttgttcagaaatttctccacatcttccttTGGTTCTTTTGACTGTCTTTAAGATAGTTAAGCTCTGTTCAGATCTGCAAacaggcctttttcttttttcttttgaatggctCATACTTTCCTACTTCCTAGTATGCCTTgtgattcttttgttgttgtaCAGTGGACATTTATGTCTAATGAAGTGTGAACTGTGTAAACAGGATTCTCTCCCATCTCCAGGACTTGCTgcgttttattattttaagttacaGGTtacaggagtacctgggtggctcagtggattaagcatctgcctttggctcaggtcatgacctcagggtcctgggatcaagctgcttGGGGGGGGTTGCTCAGcagaggctgcttcccccctccctctgatCCTCCACCCCACTTGTGGGGtctcaaagaaaatcttaaaaaatagattagttataaaatttatttttcaaaagatttcatccaattatttgtcagagagcgagcgagggcacaagtaggggagagagaagcaggcttcccactgagcagggagcctgatggggtatacttaatcccaggaccctgggatcatgacctcagccgaaggcagacacttaatggactggagccacccagacgtccctacaGGTTTTATTTGGTTATAGGCTTTCTCTGTGCCAAGGATCACCCTGAGGTATTATGgtcttttcaaatcttttgaGTCCAAGCCTTTCCCTGAGCATGTGCGGTCACCTTCTAATTTCCCCTTGTTAAGTGCAGTTGCTTTCAAACATCCTAGCCTTTAATAATATCTAGCCCCCAAGgcaaagatgagaaaaatgaaggtgGCAGGTGTACCATCTCTTTACACCCACTGGAAGTCACTTcagcctgaagcggggcttgcAATCATGGGGGCACGTGCAACAATGGCTTCCTTCTTTGTATGCACTCTGATCAGAAGCAGCAGAGAACAGATCCCTGATATCTAGAGGACAGTGTCCTTTCGGTCTACCCTGGCTCCTACAGGGTGTGCAGGCTGTTCCAGGAATGTGTGCACAGCTGCCTGCCCTACATATGGGGGTGGAGGATGGGTAGCCATCACTGTGCTAGGAACAGAAATTGACTAAAATTAGCTGCACTTTACTGTCCAGGTCGGCCTCCTGGAAGTTAAGCCTTCAACATACTCCAGAGTTCCAAGAGTTCCAGACTCTCAGTGCAGCTGATGTCAAGGTGGGGACAGATTCCTGGTGCTTCCTACTCTGCCCTCTTCCTGAATCCTCAATTTGAGTTTTATCCCTTTACTGATGTTTTCGTGCAGTCTTGGTTGGGGATGGGGTCAGTTTGGATTCAATCTACAAAATCTTAGCAATAAGCCACAGCTATTTCTAGGTCCCATGTTTAaataatactttcattttttaaatttttaaaaaagattttatttatttgacagacagatcacaagtagatagaaaggcaggtagagagggaggaagggaagcaggctccctgctgggcaaagcCCGActcagggatcgatcccaggaccctgagaccgtgacctgagcagaaggcagaggcttaacccactgagccacccaggtgcccctaaataatactctgagaggtgcctgggtggctcagtgggttaagtgtctggctcttgatctcagggttgtaaattcaggtcccatgttgggttccacgctgggcacagagcctacttatCATACACATATTATTtcaatttaagtaatttttataccCAACATAGATCTTCAACTCAAGACTGCAAGATCAAATCACAtgctccatggactgagccagcccctTCAAGTTGCATTTAGTTCTCTTAACAAGTACTTTGGCATTCTGGACTTCATGAAAAGAACAGGGGAAGGTAAAAAAGAATGGAgcctatttttatataaaattatgcgGTATGAACTGGTTAGGAGAAGCAAGCATGCTCTCATGCCATTCACTTTCCAATGACCCACCTACTCACTCAAGCATCCTTGGCTTTTTCCATCCAACcatctgttccttccccagacaGCACCCGTCCACCTGCCGACCTGCCCGTGGACTACTTATGTCCCACCTGTGGAATCCAGGCACTTGGGGGAGTCCCCTGAGTACCTGCTATGTGCAAGTCTGGTTCTGGATTTGTACATAGTAAATCAGATTTGCTGATTTGTACAAGTAGATCAGACTGGTTCCTAGCCTTGCTGctatctgggggggggggggggaatggagAACTCTGTGAGCACAGACTGTGTTGTTGCCTTGCAGGGAGGTCTCCCGATCCGGACCTCAGCTGCAGAGCCCTATCGAGCCGCCTCCTGGGTTCTTCCACCAATACACGCCAAAGCTGTTGCAAACTGTCCCGTCCTGAGCTGAACTGGCTTCCCTTCATACAGCTTGTCCTCCCCACGGCCCGTGTTCTATCTAGTCTGGTCATCACAGCCTTTTTCCCTCACATAAAGTGCTCCTCTTGAGTTTCCTTGGGGCTCTACTACTTGGGGTTCCCTGTGGCTCAGCTAAGATTCCTCCACTCTGTAagcgccccccccaacccctctctgACAGAGACTCAAGTCACAACTGAGCAAGGCCAGCTCTTTGTAAGGTAACCCCCGAGGGCTTTAAGGGGCCCCCCTCCAGATGTTAAGATCTGCTCCGCACTGCCTGTGTTCTGTCCTCAGGCTGCATGGTGGCGGAGAGCTGTTCTGCGGATGGCTTATGAGaaggcagccttttttttttttaagatttatttatttgacagagagagatcacaagtaggcagagaggcaggcagagagagagaggaggaagcaggctccccgctgagcagagagcccgatgcgggactcgatcccaggaccctgagatcatgacctgagccgaaggcagcggcttaacccactgagccacccaggcgcccaaggcagCCATGTTTTAAACCCCGTGACAACCCTGCCCCCCTTAGTCACAGCTGCCTGTGCCAAGAGCGCTTACAACAGCCGGCAGTAAACTCATCAACCTGATAGAAATGTCGAGGATCTGTGAAGTGTATCACATACACCCTGACGGGAATTTCAATTATGAAGCTTGAAGGCTTGGGCAGAATCAAGCTTCCTGGCCACAGGAGAACCCGTGAAAGCAAGGTCACAGAGAGATGGAGGACAGTTCTGGGGGACCCGAAATTTATGggtagtagaaaaagaaaaaacccagacAGCAGACAAGTGGGCAGTGCCTCGGCTGCCGCAATGTCTCCACAAGGCTGGACTTGGGCAAGGTTCCCAGTAATTCCATTATCATGAGACTCCTTGGAGAACCATCCTCTTCTCTACATCTGGAGAAAGTTCTTTATCGAGAACTTCACACTTATGACTTGTAGTTACACCTGAAGACACTTTTCTTTCGAGTTTGAGGTCCCCAACCTACAGTCTAGAACAGAAAAACCCTGTGCCCACTCAGGCCCTGAACCTCCAGAGACCCTCCAGCATGCTGACCTCAAGACCGGCAATGGGacctttgctcagtggggagcctgcttctccctctgcctgttgcctGCCCTGCTGTGACAAGATCTtcggggaaaaaagaaaataaaaactgggaCTTAAGCAACAGATTCTAGTAACACGAGCTTTTAGATTAGACCTGAAATGGGAGATCTGGCCTCGGGTGAAGTTCCAGCACTGCTGGGTTCTCAGATTTTGCCTCTGGGATGGGGACTTGGGTCTGCGCTCTTCCATCTGGGACACTGTGCCTTCAAAGCAGCTAAAGCCGTCTGGGGCCTCCAACCTTCTCAGGGCAGCAATGCATCCCGGTCTTGACTAGCCCACCCCTCACAGCAGCTGCTGGCCGTCAGCCACGGGGCTGCCCTCTCCGACCCGTGATTCCCAGCGGCTCCACTGCCGAAGCGGCACGATGCACACGGACTGTTTCCTACTGTCCCAAGGCCCCATTCAAAGCCTGGAGCGTGCAGAAGGCCTCACTGCCCACACCCTCATCTGCTGCGGTCATCCACAGGGAACGGTTCCCTCTCCAGACATGCTCCCTCCTCTTCCCGCCcaaatttctcctcctcctcaaccTCAGAGATGCTTCTAATTTCAGGCAGTCCTGAAGTGCCCAGTCATTTCCTCTCTCAAGTTCTATCCCCATCCTGTGTGTGTTGGTCTGGGAACTCCTACAGAGCAGGGACAAAGCTGGGCCAACTGCAAACTTATTCAAGGTCTGAGGCAGGTAGGGAGCTCAGGGGATCTGCCAGGATGCCTGAGGGGATGGCATCAGGTCCCTGGGAAACCCTGCTTCCCAGTCTGGAGCAGATGGCTTCTGAGGGCTCTAGCCCCTTCAGCAGTGTCACCGCACACGAAGGTGAAGACCCTGCAAGCTGCCACCCTGTCTTTCCTGCACAAACCGGCCCAACGATCACAAAGTTCTTCCTCATCTGTGTTAAGTACCCCCAGGGGCAAGAAACCTGGAAGCTGGAAGGTGCAGAGCATTAGCTTAGGCAgaagtgttgggggggggggggtccagcCTGTGGGTGTGCCACAGGACCCCAGGACAGTCGTCTCCCCTCTGGGGAGCTTGTCAGCTAACTCAATGTGTTAGATGGGAGACAGGCTGAACTGGCTACTGGTTTAGGTGGTATTTGCAGCTATTACGGGATCCCAGCAGAAACCATGGACTGTGCTCCGCCACGGCTTGGTCTGAGAACCACTGTGGGGGAGTGTCTCTCTTGACAACCACCTATGGCACACTGAGAGCTTTGTAAACACTGGACTACCTTCTAACTGCTCCTGAGCCAAAAATAACTTAGCTACCCAATGCTCTCCTCAGTCTACTCGGATTCCTGCTCCAGATGTCTGGAGGTCCCAGCGCACACTATCTTGCATATCCCAGACAGGCCAATTTTCTGTAACTGCCGGAACCCAGTTAACACCTCCATGGACTGCAGTATTGGGCTTCCATCAGAATTTCAAGTGCTGCACAGAGAAGCTACCATCCCATTAGGGAGATGTGCAATCTAAGGAGGCCCTGGCCAGAATCCaggtctgattccaaagcccaagTGAATATGTCCCTTAAAAAGGGCTCACTGAGTAACATCCCAAAGGCAGGGACTGGGGCAACAGACCCTACTGGTTAGCTCTAAGAGCCCAACACCATATTCTCCTGGTCTAGGTTCTGAGGAAAAATTCTCTTCGTGTAGCTAGCGAACATCCCCATATTCTAGCACACAAGAATTATAATCTGGTTCCCTTTTCTGGCTGTGAACAATCAGATGTTAAGTTTGTGGAGTACAGAACTCTACTGCAGGTGGACACAAAACCCAGGCCCCCAATCTTCTAAAGAGCAAAGGCTCACAGGGTCAGACTCTGAAGACTATGTAAGCCCGATCTGAGAACTCTGCCAAGTCATTTCTCCACATGACTCCACTTTATGTCCTGTCAATTCTAAAGAGTCAAGGTCTACGTAGGGACAGGTCAGAGACATAAATGCACTGTATGGAGTACCGGTACCGCGTCCTGGTACTGAGAGTGCCTTAAGGAACCATAGTAGTCCACTGGGCTGCCACGTCTGAAGAGCAATCCACAGGACAATGTGACGTGGGCCAACTCTGCATTTCTGGGTTACTCCAGAGTGCGGGCAGATCAAACTGTAGCTACCAGAGTCCACTAAGGATCGTTTGCAGAactgttaaaaaattttaatctcaATTATGGTTGGGCTGTTGTGCTGAAGCTCTAAGTAGATTCCAGCAGAAtcctttcattttgattttaaacaTATCTTTATCTCTGCAGTGCAGGACAAAGTGGCTGGGCACAGGAGTTAGATTAGATGATGACCTCGGGATAACAGTAGACACCTCAGATCACCATGAGGATCAAcacaacaaatgaaaaatgcagGAAGGTGGCTCACTGTGCAGGCACCAGTATACCCTTCtgtattttccattctttcagAGATGCCAGCTTCCATTTCTAAGTTATCTTCAAGCCAAAGGGCTTTACTCAGGGATTAGTACACTGGAGTAAACAATGGGGGAAACTGCAACACAGCCTGACAAGAAAAGCCCTAAGCACGTTATATTCCCTTCCCTGCTCCAGCCTTTAGTCCTACAGGTCCGTCAATTTCAGTAAAGTCTTGTTGGAAAGCAATCTCCTCCATTTCCCTTAATCAGAGATCTACTACACAACTATATACCTGACATCTCTATTCTCTAGAGCAAGCACCCATCAAGATTTCAAAGTCAGATTAAGACAGACCTTTTCAGTTTGCAGTTAGCTACAGAACAAGGATATGAGACCTACAGAACATCACTGACCCATAGTGACACCCATAGTGTCCGTTTTTCTGAGCGAGGCTGGGAACCACAGAAGGAAACACCCCAACACAAATCCAAAGCAGCAGCTACAAAATACGGCGAGTTCAATGCTTCAATCTTATAAAATAAGAATCtagattaattttaatattaaagcagagacaaaatagaattttaacattgttttaatCAAGTAATGTAGCTGTTTGAAACAGGAAATTTTAAGACCACTGAATAGATCAAAGTGAAGGGTTAATTTATTAGGACAGCCTCTATGTGGATTTGAATTCCACTGAAGTTTGGCACCAGACTGAATACTAGTCTAAgccaaaattttttctttagtgtttagAAGCCCCAAACAGGTTTTCCTTCaggttaaaggaaaaacaaaataaaaacaaacaaccccaacTGTAACAGAACCCTATCAGCTTGACATTGGGTATGTTGAATGCAGCCTGGCTTAGGTCACCAGGATCTCCTAGAGGACTTTAGATGATGAAGACAAACTGGCCTATAGCAAAGAATCTGAAACCTCAGTGACAAAGCACATTCCCTCCAGGTAGGTGCTTCTGCTTCACTCATCAAAATCAATCaaaaggtggggggcagggatagGACAGGGACCGATTTGTAGGTCTCCAGTAAGACTACTTGATTTTACCTTCTTGAAATATCAAGCTAACAAGGTTTTATTGTATCAAATGTTTGTATAATTTCCAATGTGAAAAGTTCTTACATACATTTATTAAGGTCTCATTATAATCTGTAAAAATGGATCACAAAAGAAAGGTGAATGATGTAAGACAGCTCTTCCAATAAAATTAACCCTCTGGATGGATTCCCAGTGTACTTTGTGGAGAAACAAATGCAGCAAGTTTTTCCTTTGAGTATGATCTCTCAGATACAGCCATAACCCATACCACTGGAGTCTGAATCAGCTAATTAAGCCGAATTCACCAGTAAGTTATTTCTAAATCTGACTCTCAGGATGGGCTGGGGTCAGGCCCTGATCACCTGCATTCAGTGGCCACCATTAGACTTCTTGGGTGTCTGGCTATAGTCaatgtgaaataaaaaacacCTTTAGTCTTACACCAAAATATAGGCTTTAACTTGAAGTACGCTTTTAGCGTCTTTTTAAATAAgacattttggggggagggggaaatcaAGTCTGAGACACGGTAACACTTATTTTGGCAAGATAGCAACCAAAGCCTAAAAAGCATAAGCTAAGTATCCACATGTAAAAGGCATTAAAGAACAAACCATATTATCAGAAGAAAATCCACAATGAAAAGATACAGTATGCccttaatattttgaaattaaatcatAACAAAAGTTGAAAAATTAAGCGCAGTTTTTGCTAGAGATTAAGTGCACCTTTTCCTGCttcccccaaataaaatcataGCTTACTATATAATCACACCCTAGTTTCAGAATTTTCCCAGTCAGTACAAAGCAACAGCTACATACACATAAAATGTTTGTTAATGTAATAATTCCCCTGGCTCATCCAACGTGCAATGCACATGACTCCAAAGACTACAATTTGGGGTAAGTATACACGAACTGAAAAAACACAATTCAAGTTTCAAAACCtgctcttaaaattatttataggACACTCAGGTCATTTTTACTTCTCAGTAAGATAACGATGTTGCACTGCCATTTGATTATCAGTCCACCTTGGCATGGGAAGAATGTACATTACCAGATGCCAATCTGAGGGACTGAATGCTTGAAAGTACTGTATTTCTCAATGGCTGATTAAGATAATTATACATAAGCTTATGTTTACATTCTGCTGAAGACACCTTTACAGTTTCAGCATCTAACAAAATCTAACAGGCTCCAAAAATCTTATCAGGTTAATGATGgtgcagttattttttaaaaaggagccaTTTCAGCTTAAGTCATTCGGAGTCAAAATCTGAAGAATGACCAAAAATCAAATCTTTATTGAACTGTATAAATGTGATCCAAATGTGTCCACcactaatttttcaaaaagaaacatgCTATAAATAAGCAAACTATATCTGCTCACTGATAGGTGTATGGACTCCCTAGATGTCTTGTTGGGCTTAATTACAGACCACTCACAGCAATACATTTTTTAGTAGAAAGTGTAGCATGATGTTAAGCCATTTTAGCTTTTGCACATACATGTTGCACTTCTGGCTGATGATGCAGAAAGATTCGCAGCATTACACTGTTAAGCTGGGCTGCACGCACCCCTTTAAATGGCATCAATATCAATGTCATCATCCTTGTTGTCAGACTTCACAGCTTCAACTTTAGGTACACTGGCAGTCTTCGAATACACCACCTGgtaaaacaatttcatttattgtaaATCTTTTATCCCAATGAACCGATTTATAAAATTAGTAATATAAATCAATGGTCAACAAGGGAGGAAAAGTACCCAAACACAGCCATCTTTTTTGAGAAAGTGTCTGTGCATgtgggcagggggagcagaagtgacagcagaggcagaaaatcccaaggaagCTTCACAGAtttcacagggcttgatctcaaaaccgagaggaaatcaagagtgggatggaTGCTTCGccaaccaaaccacccaggtgtcccagagccATCATTCTGCACAAGTTTTTGTTATTTGAAAACGAAGTTCTCTCTGAATACTAAATTAAATTCTCTTAAGGTCTCTCTCAGCCAGAtagcatcttaattttttttttcaatttatttattttcagaaaaacattattcattatttttccaccacacccagtgctccatgcaagccgtgccctctataatactcactacctggtaccccaacctcccaccccccccgccacttcaaacccctcagattgtttttcagagtccatagtctctcatggttcacctccccttccaatttacccaaatttttATGGACAACTAGCACGTGTATACCCAACCTACACTAATAATCCTTTGAAAATTCGTAGGTCTACTTACGATCATGTCTAGGGGCAGGAAAGCTATCCCCAACCCTTTATATTGACATGTTAACTTCCCAAATTACGGAGACCACGTTCTGCTGCATCTTGAAATTTCAAATTACccaattattattttcaaatcccAAACCCTAACACAGTTCACCTCAATATTCTCATCTTCATCATCTTCTTCACCACCAGAAGATTCCTCCTCCGCTTCCTTCAACCATTTTATAAATGGTTCTGCTTTGACACGAATCTCTTTGGCAAGATCTTTTGAGACGTATTTCTTAGAGGCCTAGAAAACGTTCAATACAATTTCCTTAGTTGCAGAAATCTAAAATTTAACTTATCTACCTACACTGAGCTCTTTAAAGTGACTGGGTCGTATCTCAGTCTTGACTTCTCAACAgatccatttattcaacaattcataATGAGTCCAAGGAGTTTAAATACTTTCTTTCCTTATTACTAGGAAGCTGCCATAGTGGGAACCACCTACAGGTTATACCAGTGACTACGTTTCAGTGTAGCAGAAACTCAAAGTTATCAGAAGTTACTTCTTCCTAAATTGCCCCAACAACGTCTCAGTAATACTTCTGATCTTCAAGAATGTTtgtatggggacgcctgggtggctcagttggttggacgactgccttcggctcaggtcatgatcctggagtcccgggatcgagtcccgcatcaggctcccagctccacggggagtctgcttcgctctctgaccttctcctcgctcatgttctctctcactgtctctctctcaaataaataaaatctttaaaaaaaaaaaaaaaaaaaagaatgtttgtatgtatgtatctattccCCACCTTTTCTGACCAGCTGATGATGACTTCTTCCTCCAACAGATCTGCATCATACATCTCCTTCAAGATATGGGGAATCTTGGAAATGAGCTGAGCTTGATGCATTGCTACCACACACTCCAAACCATGAAGAAGGTACCGTtgagcttttttgttgttgtgacaAAACTGGAAATACATGTATTAACAagcttttaaagttttaattaagtATACATATTGCTTCAAGATTGTGCCTTAAGACTATAGCCTTAAACAGTGGCTCAAAAAGTCAATGCATAAAAATCTGGGTACTACTTTAGCTATGAGACTATAcacagtattttccaaatattcccATGCTTGTTAAGATAGGTCAATTATCTCCAGTTTTAGGATAACAGAGAACAAGTTTCCAGGGTCACAGAGCTCTAACCTCATTTATGAACCTAAAAATAATTTGCTCACTCGTAGGAAATGGCGCCTGTATTTCTTAATTTGTTCTCTAATCTTCTCATTAAAAAGAACTTCAGTCAAAACAAGAGGGCCCATGGCTTTTACATCCAGTCTTTCTGCTTCAGCAACAATTTCTTTGTCTGATGAGTCAATGataccttcttctttcttcttctgcaaaTAAAAGGAAGCAATTCAGTGAAATGGAGACACATTTTGATCCAGAGATACTAGTCCCCACTTGCATGGACTTTTTTCCTACTAAATTTATTATGGTTTTAGGATTTTTCCATGAAATGCACATGCCAATACAGTACCTGGAACCACCTCAGGAAGTATCTGAACAAAAAGTTTGAGTATTGAAAAGATACCGTAGGGAAAAAAGTTACATGCCAGATAATAAGCATGAAGTAACAAACACCTTTACAAAAATCCAAGGCTTGAAACTTATCAAGAAAATGTTTAGCTGCTACTGACCCAAGTTATTTTACCTTAACAAAATCAAACAGAATATTGACCCGCTCTTCAACAGTCCTTTCCAAATCATCAGTGAGTGTCAGAACTTTTGCATGATCACTGATTTCATCCATTCTGCGTCTTTGAGCTTCCTCAGTTGTATCCTCCCCCCAATCAtcatcctcctcttcttcctgtcAAGATGTATGTATGTAGTCAAATgccataaaaacacaaaaatacttcTGATTTCTCATCATGTTAATGGCACTAGGTTCATTTCTCACAAATCTAAATTGGACCTACATTAATTTAATCAACCACGCATAACCAGGAACCCAAGATACCATCTTcattaaaatgaagatttttttaaagttttatctgacagagatcacaagtaggcagagaagcaggcagagagagaggaggaagcaggccgcctgctgagcagagagcccggtttggggctcgatcccaggaccctgggatcatgacctgagccgaaaggcagaggcttaacccgctgagccacccaggcaccccccgccccgttttaaaaggattctttttatttgagatagaaagtgCACACATGCGCACACCTGCTCATGAGGAGGGGAGGGacaatgggagaagcagactccctgccgacaGGAAGCTGacgtgggactccaggatcatgacctgagctgaaggcagtcacttaagcaattaagtcacccaggtgcccgcgtttccttttttctctcaccCCACCAGGTATTGGATTTCACCTGACTTTAGTGCCCACCACACACTCCCCACTACACTCACCGCAGCGTGCGGAGGAGGACTGATCTCatttggtggtgggggtgggggcgtctcACTGCTGGACACAGAACCATTTTCCTTGTCTTTGCCCTTccggtttttcttttccttttctttcttccctgtacCGCTATCACTATTCTCTAcagcaaaacaaagaaagcagTAAAAGTTTAATACTACAGTTTACAGTACACCTTACTGTCTcccacagacatttttttttcccaatttatttattttcagaaaaacagtattcattatttttttaccacacccagtgctccatgcaagctgtgccctccataatacccaccacctggtaccccaacctcccaccccctcccacagaCATTTAAAACCCTTTGCTTCCTTTTGCTTTGGAACCTTCCCTCAGAAAACCATACACAAGAACAATGCTACGTATAATTCTACGGTTCACAAACCGAATTCTTCCACTATCATTTCCTATGTGAAAAAACTCAGAGTAAGGACATAATGTCCTAGAACAGAGATATTAACTGTTCAGTAAAATTAACATAAAGTGGTGGTATCTCAGAAAATGAGCAGCTTAGTGAAGGCTGGCACTCCTGACCCTCTCGTCCCCCATGAACCTAAACATGAGCATTTCTCAACACCACTTTAGTCCAGAGCTGTTAACACTGTCTAAGTCTATGTAACAGTTGGTCTCATGGAGGAGAACACTGGAATAGGTTAGACTTGATTGCTATAGCAAGCTTAAATTGTGTCAGACAACTTCCATCGTCTGCCACAGAGTGTTGCTTGCAATGTTCTAAAGCCACTTGGGCTTAATGAGCCAGAACCCTGACTCATAAAACACTGTGTTCCAGAAGTGGATTGTTTGCTGGgatcctaatttatttttaaaaaatatttgagagagagaacacacttgCATGTATGCACACaaaaggagcagcagcagcacatacccattaagcagggagcctgatgcagggcttgaccccagccaaaagcagatgctcaacggaCAGAGCCACGGAGGTGCTGCTGTTTTACAATATCCATTCCACCTCTTCTAAAAGGACAGGTCTTGGAAACCGaaaacacagggcacctgggcgcccttcagcttgggtcatggtcctggagtcctgggacagattcccacatcaggctcttagctccgcgggagtctgcttctccctctcatgcaagctctctctcaagtaaataaaatttcaagaaagaaaaaactgccaACACAGCAGAGTTTTAAGTTGTAGCCTGTTCTCACCCTGAATGGTATGTTTTTCAAAGTCATAGACTCAACAGAACAAGGCACAAAAGTTGGGACATTCCTTATAGTCTAGTTTCACAACAGCAAAAAAGcttccattttttccaaagatcaGCT
Coding sequences within:
- the EIF5 gene encoding eukaryotic translation initiation factor 5, with product MSVNVNRSVSDQFYRYKMPRLIAKVEGKGNGIKTVIVNMVDVAKALNRPPTYPTKYFGCELGAQTQFDVKNDRYIVNGSHEANKLQDMLDGFIKKFVLCPECENPETELHVNPKKQTIGNSCKACGYRGMLDTHHKLCTFILKNPPENSDSGTGKKEKEKKNRKGKDKENGSVSSSETPPPPPPNEISPPPHAAEEEEDDDWGEDTTEEAQRRRMDEISDHAKVLTLTDDLERTVEERVNILFDFVKKKKEEGIIDSSDKEIVAEAERLDVKAMGPLVLTEVLFNEKIREQIKKYRRHFLRFCHNNKKAQRYLLHGLECVVAMHQAQLISKIPHILKEMYDADLLEEEVIISWSEKASKKYVSKDLAKEIRVKAEPFIKWLKEAEEESSGGEEDDEDENIEVVYSKTASVPKVEAVKSDNKDDDIDIDAI